The following are from one region of the Effusibacillus pohliae DSM 22757 genome:
- a CDS encoding ATP-binding protein produces the protein IITTNLSFERWGEIFQDPVMTAAMIDRLTHQSYIVNMNGNSYRMKETKEWLSKQQLA, from the coding sequence CGATCATTACGACCAACCTGTCGTTTGAGCGCTGGGGCGAAATCTTTCAGGATCCGGTCATGACCGCCGCCATGATTGACCGGTTGACGCATCAATCGTACATCGTCAACATGAACGGCAATTCATACCGGATGAAAGAAACGAAGGAGTGGCTGTCGAAGCAACAGTTGGCCTAA
- a CDS encoding glycosyltransferase — protein MLRSLLVISTFASLFGWTGKVLEYLMLVLNLYMMTVLVYSFYNRKISTKLAYKPKVSILIPAHNEQNVIAETVYSILDQTYQNIEIIVIDDASSVVSGIQTRVRMYNRNQNIWTMLQDSEFAIHCSIFQSGRDSMLGCCGLGGNGQFVKRDALESVGGWKTGRLAECICQPKIPPFAHLIFPHL, from the coding sequence ATGCTAAGAAGCTTATTGGTCATCAGCACGTTTGCCAGTTTATTTGGTTGGACAGGAAAAGTTCTTGAATATCTGATGCTTGTACTGAACCTATATATGATGACAGTTCTCGTGTACAGTTTTTACAATCGCAAGATTAGCACCAAACTTGCGTATAAACCAAAAGTTTCCATTTTGATACCGGCACATAATGAACAAAATGTGATTGCGGAGACCGTATATTCAATATTAGATCAAACCTATCAAAACATTGAGATTATCGTCATTGATGATGCCTCTTCAGTTGTGTCCGGTATTCAGACTCGGGTTCGTATGTATAATCGAAACCAAAACATCTGGACAATGTTACAGGACAGTGAATTCGCCATCCATTGCAGCATTTTTCAATCAGGACGAGATTCCATGCTTGGATGTTGCGGTCTTGGAGGAAATGGCCAATTTGTCAAACGTGACGCTTTAGAATCGGTTGGAGGCTGGAAAACAGGCAGATTAGCCGAGTGTATTTGTCAACCCAAAATTCCGCCATTCGCTCATTTAATTTTCCCCCACCTGTGA
- a CDS encoding MFS transporter, whose protein sequence is MLAYRDWSKSMRMLLWIGVLFTMASALSSAFVNVFLWKQTKSLLALAVYNGLQYSMMPLVFFVASRLYRVHRETYLRVGIFLHALFYGLVLWAGHRANPYWMGLLLGAGTGFYWYGYNLLSLRLTESRARGEFSSWTGMFGSVATMAAPLISGFLITSLQGVGYTLVFSLSLGFFAAALVVSHWLDPVEETELPMPVFRRQHPNWNRVLMGNFFQGVREGVFVFFAAIMVMITTGSEWGLGKYTAVNALLSSLSFFAVGKWLRWRWYNESMLIGSFLSSGAIALFLFEQNYKTIMLYGMITAIFTPLFAVPFAARAFHVIDEAHERYEREYIVEREIVLNAGRVLSIASFISTYRYLPKEWIPAYLLLIGSMQILAVLVLRSVGFRLKKMWEDA, encoded by the coding sequence GTGTTGGCCTATCGGGACTGGTCAAAATCGATGCGGATGCTGCTTTGGATCGGCGTGTTGTTTACGATGGCCTCCGCGTTGTCTTCCGCGTTTGTCAATGTGTTTTTGTGGAAGCAGACGAAAAGCTTGCTGGCGCTCGCCGTGTACAACGGGTTGCAATATTCGATGATGCCGCTCGTGTTTTTTGTGGCGAGCCGGTTGTACAGGGTTCACCGGGAGACCTATCTGCGTGTCGGAATTTTTCTGCACGCGCTGTTTTATGGACTGGTGCTGTGGGCGGGGCACCGGGCCAATCCCTATTGGATGGGATTGCTGCTTGGAGCGGGGACCGGATTTTACTGGTATGGATACAACCTGCTGTCCTTGCGCCTGACTGAAAGCCGGGCGCGGGGGGAATTCAGCAGTTGGACCGGGATGTTCGGATCGGTTGCGACGATGGCGGCGCCGTTGATTTCTGGGTTTCTGATTACGTCGTTGCAAGGGGTCGGGTACACGCTGGTGTTTTCCCTCTCGCTCGGTTTTTTCGCGGCGGCGTTGGTGGTCAGTCATTGGTTGGATCCGGTGGAAGAGACAGAATTGCCGATGCCGGTGTTTCGGCGGCAGCATCCGAATTGGAACCGGGTGCTGATGGGCAATTTTTTTCAGGGCGTGCGGGAAGGCGTGTTCGTCTTCTTTGCGGCGATCATGGTGATGATCACGACGGGCAGCGAGTGGGGGCTGGGGAAGTATACGGCGGTCAATGCGCTGCTTTCCAGCCTGTCGTTTTTTGCGGTCGGCAAATGGCTGCGCTGGCGGTGGTACAACGAATCGATGCTGATCGGATCCTTCCTGTCGAGCGGCGCGATCGCCCTGTTCCTGTTCGAGCAGAATTACAAAACGATCATGTTGTACGGGATGATCACCGCGATTTTCACTCCTTTGTTTGCCGTACCGTTCGCCGCCCGGGCCTTTCACGTAATCGATGAAGCGCACGAACGTTACGAACGGGAATATATCGTGGAACGGGAAATCGTGCTCAACGCGGGACGCGTGCTGAGCATCGCCAGTTTTATCTCGACCTATCGCTATCTGCCGAAGGAATGGATCCCCGCCTATCTGCTGCTGATCGGCTCGATGCAGATTCTGGCGGTGCTGGTGCTCAGGAGCGTCGGATTCCGGCTGAAAAAAATGTGGGAAGATGCGTAA
- a CDS encoding MarR family winged helix-turn-helix transcriptional regulator, translated as MSDFLRLAEELSAYFSEIYYHCHPSFSINLSHQAVRALQLTAIRGGVTVQDVAVHLGCAHNTASEIVRRLADKQLLVRTRRKEDERVVELRVTEFGRKILQEQTGLDVRKLSGVLAAMPAAEREKVHSGFALLLQHLREET; from the coding sequence ATGAGCGATTTCTTGCGGTTGGCAGAAGAATTGTCCGCCTATTTTTCCGAAATTTACTATCATTGTCACCCCTCTTTCAGCATCAACCTGTCACACCAAGCGGTCCGGGCGTTGCAGCTTACGGCTATCAGGGGGGGAGTGACGGTGCAGGACGTAGCCGTTCATCTGGGATGCGCTCATAATACCGCATCCGAAATCGTGCGCCGTTTGGCGGATAAACAATTGCTCGTACGGACACGGAGAAAAGAGGATGAAAGAGTGGTAGAACTGCGGGTCACAGAATTTGGAAGAAAGATTCTACAGGAACAGACAGGTCTTGACGTTCGGAAGCTGAGCGGTGTTTTGGCTGCAATGCCAGCAGCCGAAAGGGAAAAGGTGCACTCCGGATTTGCGTTGCTTCTGCAACATCTGAGGGAGGAGACCTAA
- a CDS encoding DUF3147 family protein, whose amino-acid sequence MAALKVIVSALIILAVNWLAKKNPALAGWVAALPVISLLSAVWLAADERSRAEIADFLQGVAWGLIPTGLMLTVIVIALRSGFNLFFSFLFGVGVWFVYTWCLKSGHFFG is encoded by the coding sequence TTGGCTGCTTTGAAAGTCATCGTTTCGGCTTTGATCATCCTGGCGGTCAATTGGCTTGCCAAAAAAAATCCGGCGCTCGCCGGCTGGGTGGCGGCACTGCCGGTGATCAGCCTGCTCTCGGCGGTCTGGTTGGCGGCCGATGAGAGAAGCCGGGCGGAGATCGCCGATTTTTTGCAGGGAGTGGCCTGGGGGCTGATCCCGACCGGCCTCATGCTGACTGTCATTGTGATCGCTTTACGTTCCGGATTCAACCTGTTTTTCTCCTTCCTGTTCGGTGTTGGTGTCTGGTTTGTCTATACCTGGTGTCTAAAAAGCGGTCATTTCTTTGGATGA
- a CDS encoding nicotinate phosphoribosyltransferase, producing the protein MTLSRAAERLQEVRQKPVYRKKYSALLTDLYQLTMMYGYYKSGKLNQRAVFDLFYRKNPCDNGFAVAAGLEEVVVFLTGLKFEEEDIEYLRSLELFDESFLDELRRFRFTGTVYAVEEGTVVFPHIPLLRFEGRIFELQLVESACLSFINHQTLIATKAARMVQATRGELYDHSDESVEFGLRRAQNADAATFGARAAYIGGCVGTSNVYAGQNFGIPVVGTQSHSWILSFPSELEAFRAYAATYPDRTTLLVDTYDTLKSGIPNAIQVARELREKGYQLRGIRLDSGDLAWLSKEARRMLDEAGYPEVKILASGDLDEYVVRDLILQGARIDTWCFGTALITGNDCPALGGVYKLVAEEENGVMIPKIKVSENPEKITNPGYKKAVRLYLENGKATADLIMLADEQLDPSRPLTLFHPIHTYKRKTIRNYTVEELLVPVLINGEIVYELPDVHQIRQRAIKQLEAMPREVKRPINPHAYHVDLSENLWNLKQRLLQEAKGVQ; encoded by the coding sequence ATGACCCTGTCGCGGGCGGCGGAGAGGCTGCAAGAGGTGCGGCAAAAACCGGTCTACCGGAAAAAATATTCCGCCCTGTTAACCGATCTTTACCAGTTGACCATGATGTACGGCTATTATAAATCGGGCAAGCTGAATCAGCGGGCTGTGTTCGATCTGTTCTACCGGAAAAATCCTTGTGATAACGGATTTGCCGTAGCGGCCGGCCTGGAAGAAGTTGTGGTGTTTTTGACCGGTCTTAAGTTCGAGGAGGAGGATATCGAGTATCTTCGCTCGCTCGAACTGTTTGATGAATCGTTTCTCGACGAGTTGCGCCGTTTCCGGTTTACCGGAACGGTGTATGCGGTGGAGGAAGGAACCGTTGTGTTTCCGCATATTCCGCTCTTGCGGTTTGAGGGGCGGATTTTTGAGCTGCAGTTGGTGGAATCGGCCTGTTTGTCGTTCATCAACCATCAGACGTTGATCGCTACAAAAGCGGCTCGTATGGTGCAAGCGACCCGCGGCGAGCTGTACGACCACTCGGACGAGTCGGTCGAATTCGGGCTGCGGCGGGCGCAAAATGCGGACGCCGCCACGTTTGGCGCGCGTGCTGCCTATATCGGCGGCTGCGTCGGCACCAGCAACGTGTATGCGGGGCAAAATTTTGGCATTCCGGTGGTGGGCACCCAGTCGCACAGTTGGATTTTGAGCTTTCCCAGTGAGTTGGAAGCGTTTCGCGCCTATGCCGCTACCTATCCGGATCGCACCACGCTGTTGGTCGACACGTACGACACGCTGAAAAGCGGCATTCCAAACGCGATCCAGGTGGCTCGCGAATTGCGGGAAAAAGGCTATCAACTGCGCGGCATCCGGCTGGATTCGGGCGATCTCGCCTGGTTGTCGAAAGAAGCGCGCCGAATGCTGGATGAGGCGGGGTACCCGGAGGTGAAGATTCTCGCGTCCGGCGATCTGGATGAGTATGTGGTGCGGGACCTGATTTTGCAGGGCGCTCGGATTGATACATGGTGTTTCGGCACCGCCCTGATCACCGGCAACGATTGTCCCGCATTGGGCGGCGTGTACAAGCTGGTGGCGGAAGAGGAAAACGGGGTGATGATCCCGAAGATTAAAGTGTCTGAAAATCCGGAGAAAATCACCAATCCGGGCTACAAAAAGGCGGTCCGGCTGTACCTGGAAAACGGCAAGGCGACCGCCGACCTGATCATGCTGGCGGATGAACAGTTGGACCCGTCCCGGCCGTTGACTCTGTTTCATCCGATTCACACCTACAAGCGAAAAACGATTCGGAACTATACGGTTGAAGAACTGCTCGTCCCGGTTCTGATCAATGGCGAGATTGTGTACGAACTGCCGGATGTACACCAGATCAGGCAGCGGGCGATCAAACAGCTTGAAGCGATGCCGCGGGAAGTCAAGCGGCCGATCAACCCGCATGCCTACCATGTGGACTTGTCGGAAAATCTGTGGAACCTGAAACAGCGGTTGTTGCAGGAAGCGAAGGGAGTTCAATGA
- a CDS encoding glycerate kinase → MKIVLAPDSYKGSLTAKEACDAMEAGIRRVLPEAEIVKVPMADGGEGTVQSLVDATGGRFMTRQVTNPLGEPVNAQYGILGDGKTAVIEMAEASGLYRIPADRRNPLVTTTYGTGELIRAALDQGCRKFILGIGGSATNDGGTGMAQALGVKFFDKEGRELPFGGGSLGQLQRIDMSGVDPRLKDCEFTVACDVDNPLTGPNGASHVFGPQKGATPDMVVELDRNLAHYAKMIERDLGTSVSDLPGAGAAGGLGAAMVAFLGATLKRGVEIVVEATRLAEHVQGADLVLSGEGQIDFQTERGKTPFGVAKVAQKAGVPVILIAGSIGRGVEVLYQHGVQSVFSIVNRPMSLQEAMEQARDLLADATERIVRVAFAAEIIKKI, encoded by the coding sequence ATGAAAATCGTGTTGGCGCCCGATTCCTACAAAGGCAGCCTGACGGCCAAAGAAGCGTGTGACGCGATGGAAGCCGGCATCCGCCGCGTGCTGCCGGAGGCGGAGATCGTGAAAGTGCCGATGGCGGACGGCGGGGAAGGAACGGTGCAAAGTTTGGTCGATGCAACGGGTGGACGGTTTATGACGCGGCAGGTGACCAACCCGCTCGGTGAGCCGGTGAACGCCCAATATGGGATCCTCGGCGACGGGAAAACGGCTGTCATCGAGATGGCGGAAGCGTCCGGGCTGTATCGGATCCCGGCTGACCGCCGCAATCCGTTGGTCACCACCACCTATGGCACGGGTGAATTGATCCGTGCCGCTCTCGATCAAGGGTGCCGTAAGTTCATTCTGGGCATTGGCGGCAGTGCCACCAATGACGGAGGCACCGGCATGGCACAGGCGCTGGGCGTCAAGTTTTTCGACAAGGAAGGGCGGGAACTGCCGTTTGGCGGAGGCAGTCTGGGCCAGTTGCAGCGAATTGATATGTCGGGCGTCGACCCGCGGCTGAAAGATTGCGAGTTCACGGTCGCGTGCGATGTCGACAACCCACTGACGGGACCAAACGGGGCAAGCCACGTGTTCGGCCCGCAAAAAGGGGCGACGCCCGACATGGTGGTTGAGCTGGACCGCAATCTTGCCCACTATGCGAAGATGATCGAACGGGATCTGGGCACATCGGTCAGCGATCTGCCCGGGGCGGGGGCTGCCGGCGGACTGGGGGCGGCGATGGTCGCTTTTCTTGGGGCAACGCTGAAGCGCGGGGTGGAAATTGTGGTGGAGGCGACCCGCCTGGCGGAGCATGTGCAGGGAGCCGATCTCGTTTTGTCGGGGGAGGGGCAGATTGATTTTCAGACGGAACGGGGCAAGACACCGTTTGGAGTTGCGAAAGTGGCACAGAAGGCGGGCGTTCCGGTGATCCTGATCGCCGGTTCGATCGGGCGTGGCGTGGAAGTTCTCTATCAACACGGGGTGCAAAGCGTATTTTCGATCGTCAACCGGCCGATGTCCCTGCAGGAAGCAATGGAACAAGCGCGAGATCTGCTGGCAGATGCCACGGAAAGGATCGTCCGAGTGGCGTTTGCAGCGGAAATTATCAAAAAAATATAA
- a CDS encoding L-lactate permease has translation MTTWTQVTNPLNNLWLSAFVAALPIFFLGWALAIKKMKGYLAALLTILLATLIAIFVYGMPTGIALTTDLLGAFKGLAPIGYVVLTGVFLYNLTVEAGQFEIIKYSISKVSDDQRIQALLIAFAFSAFIEGAAGFGTPVAIAAAMLIGLGFPPLYAAGLALVANSIPVAFGSIGIPITTAGSVSGLSPDLIGAMAGRQLPILTLIIPFWVVMIMGGWKAAKGVMPALVVSGVSFAAAQFISSNYLGYQSTDLIASMTAIAALILLLLVWKPKDRWTFEGMQATVPGNKGYPRPAELELSATSPTQATDTGGQRYSGSEILRAWSPYIITSLVILLWSRQWFKDLFDVKKGASQFWEIKFNMPVVHKAVLVGGKAQDAVYSLNWITASGTAILVATILGGLVLGMSPKRYIATFVKTLKQLALPLVAIACFLAYAELSQRSGMGTTMGLALSKTGAAFAFFAPIIGYIGVFLTGSDTSTNALFGKLQTVAAKEVGIDPILAVASNSTGGCAAKMISPQSIAVGAGATNMVGQEGNILRFTIKHSLIFVFLIGIISWLQAHVFTWMIPGH, from the coding sequence ATGACAACGTGGACGCAAGTTACCAATCCGCTGAACAATCTGTGGCTGTCAGCATTTGTGGCCGCATTGCCGATTTTCTTTCTCGGTTGGGCGCTTGCCATCAAGAAAATGAAAGGGTATCTGGCTGCACTTCTCACCATCCTGCTGGCGACTTTGATCGCGATTTTTGTGTATGGGATGCCGACCGGTATCGCTTTGACGACTGATCTGCTGGGGGCGTTCAAAGGGTTGGCCCCGATCGGGTATGTCGTCTTGACCGGTGTGTTCCTGTACAACCTGACGGTGGAAGCGGGACAATTTGAGATTATCAAGTATTCGATTTCGAAAGTGTCGGACGATCAGCGAATACAGGCGTTGTTGATTGCGTTCGCATTCAGCGCCTTCATTGAAGGGGCGGCCGGCTTCGGTACGCCTGTTGCGATAGCCGCGGCGATGCTCATCGGTCTTGGATTTCCGCCGTTGTACGCCGCCGGATTGGCGCTGGTGGCCAACTCGATACCGGTTGCGTTCGGTTCGATCGGCATTCCGATCACCACGGCCGGCAGCGTCTCGGGGCTGAGTCCCGATTTGATCGGCGCGATGGCGGGCCGGCAGTTGCCGATTTTGACGCTGATCATCCCGTTCTGGGTGGTGATGATCATGGGCGGCTGGAAAGCGGCGAAAGGCGTGATGCCGGCGTTGGTGGTGTCCGGCGTGTCATTTGCTGCCGCCCAGTTCATCAGTTCCAACTACCTCGGGTATCAGTCGACCGACCTGATTGCCTCGATGACCGCGATCGCGGCGCTGATATTGTTGCTGCTGGTGTGGAAACCGAAGGACAGATGGACATTTGAAGGAATGCAAGCGACCGTTCCAGGCAACAAAGGATATCCCCGGCCAGCGGAATTGGAGTTGTCCGCGACTTCTCCAACACAAGCGACCGACACCGGTGGCCAGCGCTATTCGGGAAGTGAGATACTGCGGGCCTGGTCTCCTTACATCATTACTTCTCTGGTGATTCTGCTCTGGAGCCGCCAGTGGTTTAAGGATCTGTTTGATGTGAAAAAAGGGGCGAGCCAGTTCTGGGAAATCAAGTTTAACATGCCGGTCGTGCATAAAGCGGTATTGGTTGGCGGCAAAGCGCAGGACGCAGTTTATTCGCTGAACTGGATCACCGCTTCCGGCACGGCGATTCTGGTCGCCACCATCCTTGGCGGTCTGGTTTTGGGCATGTCGCCCAAGCGTTACATCGCCACCTTCGTCAAAACGTTGAAGCAGCTGGCGCTGCCGCTTGTCGCGATCGCCTGCTTCCTGGCATACGCCGAGTTGAGCCAACGGTCCGGCATGGGCACGACGATGGGACTGGCATTGTCAAAGACCGGTGCGGCGTTTGCGTTCTTCGCTCCGATCATCGGTTACATCGGCGTGTTTTTGACCGGATCGGACACCTCGACCAACGCGTTGTTCGGAAAATTGCAAACGGTGGCAGCGAAGGAAGTGGGGATCGATCCAATCCTCGCGGTCGCGTCCAACTCCACCGGCGGTTGTGCGGCCAAGATGATCTCGCCGCAGTCGATCGCAGTCGGCGCGGGTGCCACCAACATGGTGGGCCAGGAGGGCAATATCCTCCGGTTCACGATCAAGCACAGCCTGATTTTCGTGTTCCTGATCGGGATCATCTCCTGGCTGCAAGCACATGTGTTTACATGGATGATTCCTGGGCATTAA
- a CDS encoding LacI family DNA-binding transcriptional regulator encodes MGPTIRDVAKAAGVSITTVSRVLNQYADVNPKTRQKVLKVVEKMGYQPNAVARGLVMNRTRTVGLVVSDLTKSRTGHHFMFDVLCGINDRAQELGYDVVLFSTSPTAQRKTTYLEFVRQRRVDGVIMMGIRLDDPYTHEVVEAPIPSVLVDVPLTSSTCSYVTTDNVAGARMATEYLLRLGHRHIGFVNGHQQAAVSQQRLAGYTQALAAAGVPFREEYVYYGNFELVDGANGVQHLKQQHPHISAVFFASDLMALGGMKYIQANGGCVPGDLSIVGFDDIDLASLMQPALTTVRQMRYEMGKSAVDTLLRMLEDGETGKGIVLPPELIVRETAQPFAQ; translated from the coding sequence GTGGGCCCGACAATTCGCGATGTGGCAAAGGCGGCGGGGGTTTCGATTACGACGGTGTCGCGGGTCCTCAACCAATATGCGGACGTCAATCCGAAAACGCGGCAGAAGGTGCTGAAGGTCGTCGAAAAAATGGGCTACCAGCCGAACGCGGTAGCGCGCGGCCTGGTGATGAACCGCACGCGGACGGTCGGTCTGGTGGTGTCCGATCTGACAAAATCCCGGACCGGCCATCATTTCATGTTTGACGTTCTGTGCGGGATTAACGACAGGGCTCAGGAACTTGGCTATGATGTGGTGCTGTTTTCCACATCTCCGACCGCGCAGAGGAAAACCACCTATCTGGAGTTTGTCCGGCAGCGGCGTGTCGATGGTGTGATCATGATGGGGATCCGGCTGGATGATCCGTATACGCACGAAGTGGTGGAAGCGCCCATCCCCAGTGTGCTGGTCGATGTTCCGCTCACTTCCAGCACATGTTCGTATGTGACCACCGATAACGTGGCCGGCGCCCGAATGGCGACTGAATATTTGCTGCGTCTCGGGCATCGCCATATCGGGTTTGTCAACGGCCATCAGCAGGCGGCCGTCTCCCAGCAGCGGCTCGCCGGCTATACGCAAGCACTGGCGGCGGCCGGGGTTCCGTTTCGCGAGGAGTATGTGTATTACGGGAATTTCGAACTGGTGGACGGGGCCAACGGTGTGCAACATCTGAAACAGCAACATCCGCACATCAGTGCCGTGTTTTTTGCTTCCGACCTGATGGCGCTGGGCGGAATGAAATACATCCAGGCAAACGGGGGATGCGTGCCTGGCGATCTGTCGATCGTAGGATTCGATGATATCGACCTCGCTTCTCTCATGCAGCCGGCGCTGACAACCGTCCGACAAATGCGCTACGAGATGGGCAAGTCGGCGGTGGATACCCTGCTTCGCATGCTTGAAGATGGGGAGACCGGCAAAGGGATCGTGCTGCCGCCGGAGCTAATCGTGCGGGAAACCGCTCAACCGTTTGCCCAGTGA
- a CDS encoding amylo-alpha-1,6-glucosidase, giving the protein MNYRVIKEDDLFLLTDPVGDIRPGEERGFGLFTKDTRFLSRYEVSVENLDMILLSSHAAENYIGTIRLTNKEKMENGDIKVWRESIAMERKRFIEGGVLYESVSFRNHNAYPVELQVAVRVDADYRDMFEVRGYQNGQKGTLHPVETSSCQIRLSYTGSDRVKRATIVAFEPKPKTISEKTAVYSLSLAPFGMAQIAISIVPVIDGQAPEIRDSAEAIRRLQASYAEWERECTVVETDNEAFNALVARAKKDIRVLLTDVGYGRFPVAGLPIFAVPFGRDSLIAALQLMAINPDVAKGTLRTMAAYQGSKLDPWRDEQPGKIMHEIRYGELANSGIIPFTPYYGTIDATPLFLVLAAEYYDWTGDEELLRELLPNLERALEWVDTYGDRDGDGYVEYFQESSKGIANQGWKDSGDSVVHKDGSLARAPIALAEVQGYVYDAKIRLATVFDRLGQTGKAHDLRESAARLKQNFARDFWMQDEQFVAIALDHEKKQVESVTSNPGHCLWSGLLTEEQAKQVADRLLAPDMFSGWGIRTMSSRSTGYNPMSYHDGSVWPHDNSLCVMGLKRYGFEEHANRVMEGLIEAAKHFEYDRLPELFCGYSKEEGYPVPYPVACSPQAWAAGTPLLFVRAMLGLQPDVPNGVVRLFPSLPRGINRLTVRNLRVGNGSLDLLMQKYNDAHTTFKVIHNSTGLQVIAG; this is encoded by the coding sequence ATGAACTATCGAGTGATCAAGGAAGACGATCTGTTTTTGCTGACCGATCCGGTCGGCGATATTCGGCCGGGCGAGGAACGGGGGTTCGGGCTATTTACGAAAGACACCCGGTTTCTCAGCCGGTACGAGGTTTCGGTAGAAAATCTGGACATGATTTTGCTGTCGTCGCATGCCGCGGAAAATTATATCGGCACGATCCGCTTGACGAACAAAGAGAAGATGGAAAACGGCGATATCAAAGTCTGGCGCGAATCGATCGCGATGGAAAGGAAGCGGTTTATTGAAGGAGGCGTGCTGTATGAAAGCGTATCCTTCCGCAACCACAATGCCTATCCGGTGGAATTGCAGGTCGCCGTCCGCGTCGATGCCGATTACAGGGATATGTTTGAAGTGCGGGGGTATCAGAACGGGCAAAAAGGAACGCTTCATCCTGTTGAAACGAGTTCCTGCCAGATTCGTCTGTCCTATACCGGGAGTGACCGGGTGAAACGGGCGACGATCGTTGCATTCGAACCGAAACCGAAAACGATTTCGGAAAAAACGGCCGTGTACTCGCTGTCACTCGCTCCGTTCGGCATGGCGCAGATTGCTATTTCGATCGTTCCGGTAATCGACGGACAGGCGCCGGAAATCAGGGACAGTGCGGAAGCGATCCGCCGCCTGCAGGCGTCCTATGCGGAATGGGAGCGGGAATGCACGGTTGTGGAAACAGACAACGAAGCGTTTAACGCGCTGGTGGCCCGCGCCAAGAAAGACATCCGCGTACTGCTCACCGATGTCGGGTACGGACGGTTTCCGGTTGCCGGGCTGCCGATTTTTGCGGTGCCGTTCGGCCGCGATTCCCTGATTGCCGCACTGCAGTTGATGGCGATCAACCCTGATGTGGCGAAAGGGACCTTGCGAACGATGGCGGCGTATCAGGGGAGCAAGCTCGACCCCTGGCGGGACGAACAGCCAGGCAAAATCATGCACGAGATTCGATATGGCGAACTGGCGAATTCCGGAATCATTCCGTTCACCCCTTATTATGGAACGATCGATGCGACTCCCTTGTTCCTCGTGTTGGCAGCCGAGTACTATGACTGGACGGGCGATGAGGAGTTGCTTCGCGAGCTGCTGCCCAATCTCGAACGGGCCCTGGAATGGGTGGATACCTATGGGGATCGCGACGGGGATGGATATGTCGAATATTTCCAGGAATCAAGCAAAGGGATTGCCAATCAGGGGTGGAAAGACTCGGGCGATTCGGTCGTCCACAAAGACGGCTCGCTGGCCCGGGCGCCGATCGCCCTGGCGGAAGTGCAGGGCTACGTGTATGACGCAAAAATCCGTCTGGCAACCGTGTTCGACCGTCTTGGGCAAACCGGGAAAGCGCATGATTTGCGGGAATCCGCCGCCCGGCTGAAGCAGAATTTTGCCCGCGATTTCTGGATGCAGGACGAACAGTTTGTGGCGATCGCGCTCGATCATGAAAAAAAGCAGGTCGAATCGGTCACATCCAATCCGGGACATTGCCTCTGGTCCGGTCTGCTGACCGAAGAACAAGCGAAACAAGTGGCGGATCGCCTGCTGGCGCCCGACATGTTCTCCGGCTGGGGGATTCGCACCATGAGCAGCCGCTCAACCGGGTACAACCCGATGAGCTATCACGACGGTTCAGTCTGGCCGCATGACAATTCCCTCTGTGTGATGGGACTCAAGCGATATGGATTTGAGGAGCATGCCAATCGAGTCATGGAAGGATTGATCGAAGCGGCGAAACATTTCGAGTACGACCGGTTGCCGGAGCTCTTTTGCGGTTATTCGAAAGAAGAAGGCTACCCGGTTCCCTATCCGGTGGCCTGTTCGCCGCAGGCGTGGGCGGCCGGAACCCCGCTTTTGTTTGTGCGGGCGATGCTCGGCTTGCAGCCGGATGTGCCGAACGGCGTCGTTCGTTTGTTCCCTTCCTTGCCGCGGGGGATCAACCGTTTGACAGTCCGCAATCTGCGTGTGGGCAACGGGTCGCTCGACCTGTTGATGCAAAAATACAACGATGCGCACACGACCTTCAAAGTGATTCACAATTCAACCGGCCTGCAAGTGATAGCCGGGTAA